The Deltaproteobacteria bacterium genomic sequence CTCCAGGCCGAGGTCTTCCTCCAGAGTGGCCAGCTCATCCTCAAAGGAAGGCGCCTCCTCCTTGTGCGGGGGTTCGGCTGCCGCGGCTTCCTCCTCGACCTCCAGGCCTTCCTCGGGCGGCGCCTCTTCCGGTTCAGCCGCCGGGGCCAGAGGCTCTTCTGGCAGAGGGAATGGCTCTTCCGGAGGCTCTTTGTAAATTAAGAAGACGTTCCTGCACCTGGAGCATCTGACCCTGGAGCCTTCGTCTTTGATGCGATCCGGGTCAACATTGAATTTCGTTTTGCAGTTCTCGCACTGAACGATCATGGCCCTGTCCCTTCGGGGATTTCAGTCAAGGATGAGATGATAGATATCCCGGAAATATCTGTATTTTTCGTTATAATCAAGCCCGTACCCGACCAGGAACCCCTGGTCCACCTGGAAGCCGGTGAAGTCTATTTCCACGGGAACGCTACGGCGCTCCTTTTTATCCAGCAGCACGCAGACCCTGATCGAGGCCGGTTTTTTTTCAGCCAGATGTTTTTTGAGGAAGTCCAGGGTCAATCCGCCATCCGCGATGTCGTCCACGATGAGCACGTGTTTGCCTTCAAGGTCCTGTTCCACGTCCTTTTTCATCTCGACCTGACCCGAGGAGACACTGCCTGAGCCGTAGCTTGCCAGGCGGACAAAATCCACTTTCAGAGGTATGGTCATCTCCTTGACCAGGTCGGATAGAAACATAAACACCCCGTTGAGCACGCCGACCAGGACCACCTCCTGGCCTTCATAGGTCCGGGAGAGTTCCCGGGCCAGTTCTTTGACCCTGGCTTCGATTTGAGATTGAGAGATGACGAGCTTTTTTTCAGGTTCGCTCACCTGGGCTCCATCTTTACTGCTGACGTATTTACTGCTTGATGTTTTTAAAGTAACGTTTTTTCAAATAATAGTCAATAATTTTGCCTTCAATTCGGCGCACGGATTTGAAGCTAACGGGGAAGGAACATCATCATGGCCGCCTTACGGCGCGGGCTTAGCCACGAGCCGGAGCACCTTTTCCCACAACTCGGAGGCAACCCCTTCCGGGGCCGGGCCTCTGGCCAGCAGGGCGGTTTGCAGGGTCATGTCGTCCAGTTTGAGCAGCTCCTTAAGGGCGGTCAATTCATCGTCCGTAAAGGAAGGCCGGGCGGCCTGAACCAGCCTGTCCAGCATGAGTTCCAGCTCGAGGGTGGCGCGGCGGGAGGCCTGGAACTCAATCCGCCGCATCAGTTCTTTCCTGTCCATGCCTTTATCGCACCGGTCCTCCTGAGGTCGCGTCTAAAACGGAAGGCGCAGCCCCGGGACCTTCCGGCTCCTGAAGTCTAAAATCTGGCTGAGACCAGGGCTTTTTTAAGGCCGCCGATGGCCCTGGTCGGGTTCAGGCCCTTGGGACAGGCTTCGATGCAGTTCAGGATGGTATGGCAGCGCCAGACGCCGTGACGGTCGTTGAGCAGCTGGAGCCGTTCGTCAGCGCCCACATCTCGGCTGTCCACAATGAAACGCCAGACGTTCAGCAGGGCGGCCGGACCCAGATATTCCGGGTCCGCCCAGTACGACGGGCAGGAGGAGGAGCAGCAGGCGCAGAGAATGCACTCATACAGCCCGTCCAGCTTGCGGCGATCTTCAGGACTCTGAAGCAGCTCATGATCGGGCAGCGGAGTCTTGGGGATGAAAAAGGGCCTGCACACGAAATACCTGTCCATAAAGTCGTCCAGGTCCACCACCAGGTCCTTGATCAGCGGCAGAGAAGGCAGGGGCTGAATCACCACCGGTGTCTTGAGGTCCTCGATATGCGTCATGCAGCCAAGCCGGTTCACACCGTTAATATTCAGCCCGTCCGAACCGCAGACTCCTTCGCGGCAGGAGCGGCGAAAGGTCAGGGTGCCGTCCTGTTCCCACCGGA encodes the following:
- the hpt gene encoding hypoxanthine phosphoribosyltransferase → MSEPEKKLVISQSQIEARVKELARELSRTYEGQEVVLVGVLNGVFMFLSDLVKEMTIPLKVDFVRLASYGSGSVSSGQVEMKKDVEQDLEGKHVLIVDDIADGGLTLDFLKKHLAEKKPASIRVCVLLDKKERRSVPVEIDFTGFQVDQGFLVGYGLDYNEKYRYFRDIYHLILD
- a CDS encoding succinate dehydrogenase iron-sulfur subunit, whose product is MDKVTFTVFRYDSENDREPYYKDYEVEIRRPGMMILDGLNQIRWEQDGTLTFRRSCREGVCGSDGLNINGVNRLGCMTHIEDLKTPVVIQPLPSLPLIKDLVVDLDDFMDRYFVCRPFFIPKTPLPDHELLQSPEDRRKLDGLYECILCACCSSSCPSYWADPEYLGPAALLNVWRFIVDSRDVGADERLQLLNDRHGVWRCHTILNCIEACPKGLNPTRAIGGLKKALVSARF
- a CDS encoding succinate dehydrogenase assembly factor 2, which produces MRRIEFQASRRATLELELMLDRLVQAARPSFTDDELTALKELLKLDDMTLQTALLARGPAPEGVASELWEKVLRLVAKPAP